The Haloprofundus salinisoli region TCCCGGCGACGTACGGCGCGGCGGCGGACGTCCCTTCGAGCGTTCCCGATTCGGTTCGGACGGTCGCCGGCCCCCAGACGTCGACGAGCGAGTCGCTCTGCGAACTGTACTGCGCGATTCGACCGCTGTCGGTGTCGACGGCACCGACGGCGACGACCCCCTCACCCGTTGCCGGGGCGACGACGCTCTCGTTCGAGACAGCGTGTTCGAGCGAGTGGCGACTCGACAGCAGGCGGAGGCGGCTCTCACTTGCGTTCGTACTCCGGTTTGCACTCTCGTTCGCGTCGCCGGTGGCGGTGGTCGTCCGATTCGTGTCGTACGCGTCGACGGCGACGTAGTACCGGCCGCGCGGCACCGAGGCGTCGATGGCTTCCCACGCCTCCGCAGAGTCGTTCTGCCGGCGGACGGATTTGGCGACGACGGGGTCCGGGCCGTTCGCGCGTTCGCGGTACAGATAGAGGTCGTAGTCGTCGGACGTGTTCCACGAGAGGCGCAGCGACACCTCGCCGCCGGTGACCGCTCCGCCGGCCAGCCGGTTGCCCTCCGTCTCGTTCGAGAAGTCGACCCACCCGTCGGCCGACCCGCCGCCGACCCACTGGCTGTTCGCGTAGTTACCCGCCGAGGTGACGAAGGTGGTTCCGTTGGCGGCGGTGCGTTCCGCCGCGGCGGTGATTCGTGCGTTGGTCTCCGGGTTCGAGGCGAAGTAGCTCCCGGCGTCGACGACGACGGTCACGTCGTTGGCTACCAGCCAGTCGATGGCCCGCTCGTACTCTTCGGGCGTCGGGTCGTCTCCGACGGCCGCGAGGTAGAGGTCGGCGTCCGGGGCGGTTTCGGCGACGACGGCGGCGACGGCGGTGTCGTGTCGACCGTCGACTCGCCGCTGCGGGCCGACGGCCATCTCACCGGTCCCGCGCTCGTCGGGCGCGCGCCGGTGCCCGGCGACTTGGTCGCTAATGGACGACCCCTCCGGTTCGAACGAGGACCCGACGACGCCGACGGCGACGCCGCCGCCGGTGATACCACGTTCGTGGACGCGCTCCGTCGAGACGATGTGGCCGCCGGTCCAGCTCACCTGTCCGAACGGGGCCGTCGTCGCCGAACCCTCTCCGGGCAGCAGCGGAACCGCCGCGGCGATGGACCCGGCCAGTGGCGCGCTCGACGCGGTGACGAGCACGCAGACGGCCAGTACACACGCGACGAGACGTCGGCTCATCGGTCAGAGACCGTGTGCACGCTCGCTGTGACGGTCGTCGGAGCGGCTCATCTGTCGACGACCTCCAGCGCGAGCATTACGGCGAGAACGAGCGCACCGCCGGCCAGAAACGCGGCTCCGGGGGGCAGTGTACCGAGAGTCGGGGCGACTCCGTCGGCGACGCTGTCGCCGACTCGCGGGGCCGTTCCCGGTCCGCCGACGTCGGTGACAGCGACGGCTGCACCGAACAGCCACTGGACGAGCATCGCGCCGACGGCCAACAGCGCGGCGACGCCGACGAACTTCCGCAGCGAGTCGAGCACCGACGCACGGTCGTCCTCTTGGCCGGCGCAGACGACAAGCGGGCTGTCGACGGGCGCGTAGACGTTCATCTCGCGCCCCTTCACGGAGTACTCGGTGTCGACGATCTCGACGAGCCCGGCGTCCTGTAAGTTTCCGAGGTGGTGCCGGACGTTCTGCAGAGACGTGTCGACGGCGTTGGACAGCTCCGAAGCCGTCGCATCGCGCTCGTACAGCTCTGTGAGAATCAACCGAGCGGTCTCCGAGGAGAGCGACGAGAGTAGCTGCTCCGCGTCGTCGTCGTTGAGCCACAGGACGCGGGGAGTTCGCGTCTCCCGCTCTGCGTCTCTGTCCGACGGGAGCAGTCCTGACATGGATTCTCATTCCATGGACGGGTTAGTAAACCCTTCGACAGATTCGGTTACGTGTTCCGGTCAAATCACTCGATTGTCAGTAACACGAACCGAACGCCGCCTGCAGGGGGTCGGCGAGCGGGGCGAACGCCGTCTGTCCGAATCTAACGAGGAGGTCGAGTCCGCAGAGGGTTCCGAAGAGGCGGCGTGTCACTGCCTCGGCTTTGTCGGCCGTCGGGTCAAACGTTGCCAAAGCGGACACCGAAGCGCTCGACGGCGGTTCGACCCTATCGTTTTTCGCCCGCGACTTCGAATACCGCCGTATGATAACGTCCCGTCGGATGGCGGCCGTCGACGAGAACGCGGAGGCGCTCGGCGTCCCGCGGAAGCAGTTGATGGAGTCCAGCGGTAACGCCGTCGCCCGCGAAGTGCGCGCCCTCGTCGGCGAGGAGTCGGCAGTGGCCATCGTCGCCGGCCGCGGCAACAACGGCGGCGACGCGTTCGTCGCCGCCCGATTTCTGAAGGCGTACGACGTGGCGGTCCACCTCCTCGGCCGCCCAGAGACAATCTCGACCGATATCGCCCGCGAGAACTGGGAGGCACTGCGGAACGCCGAGTACGACACGAACGTCGTCTCCGACTCGACGGCGCTGGGGCTCGGCGATCCGGACCTCGTCGTCGACGCGATGCTCGGGACGGGTGTCACGGGCGAACTCCGAGAACCGGAGGCGTCCGCGGCGAGGGCGATAAACGACGCCGACGCGACGGTACTCGCCGTCGACGTACCCTCCGGCGTCGACGCCGACACCGGCGAGGCCGAGGGCGTCGCCGTCGACGCCGACCGCGTGGTGACGTTTCACGACGACAAACCCGGACTCAACGACCTCGACTCGACCGTCACCGTCGCCGACATCGGGATTCCGGCGGCCGCAGAGCGGTTCGTCGGCCCCGGTGACCTGAACGTCATCGTCCGCGACCCCGAGAGCCACAAGGGCGACAACGGCGACGTGCTCGTCGTCGGTGGCGGACCGTTCTCCGGTGCAC contains the following coding sequences:
- a CDS encoding S8 family serine peptidase, with the protein product MSRRLVACVLAVCVLVTASSAPLAGSIAAAVPLLPGEGSATTAPFGQVSWTGGHIVSTERVHERGITGGGVAVGVVGSSFEPEGSSISDQVAGHRRAPDERGTGEMAVGPQRRVDGRHDTAVAAVVAETAPDADLYLAAVGDDPTPEEYERAIDWLVANDVTVVVDAGSYFASNPETNARITAAAERTAANGTTFVTSAGNYANSQWVGGGSADGWVDFSNETEGNRLAGGAVTGGEVSLRLSWNTSDDYDLYLYRERANGPDPVVAKSVRRQNDSAEAWEAIDASVPRGRYYVAVDAYDTNRTTTATGDANESANRSTNASESRLRLLSSRHSLEHAVSNESVVAPATGEGVVAVGAVDTDSGRIAQYSSQSDSLVDVWGPATVRTESGTLEGTSAAAPYVAGTVALVAATCPGDHRSDQLVELLRSSATDGRYTPDSVAVVEATRAVEAAERPGPDGSSFECHPAE
- a CDS encoding ArsR/SmtB family transcription factor, producing MSGLLPSDRDAERETRTPRVLWLNDDDAEQLLSSLSSETARLILTELYERDATASELSNAVDTSLQNVRHHLGNLQDAGLVEIVDTEYSVKGREMNVYAPVDSPLVVCAGQEDDRASVLDSLRKFVGVAALLAVGAMLVQWLFGAAVAVTDVGGPGTAPRVGDSVADGVAPTLGTLPPGAAFLAGGALVLAVMLALEVVDR